The DNA sequence ATGGCGGAATCTCTGTCGGAATGATTGCATGGTGATCGGTGACTTTCGTATCATCAAAAACCGCTTTCGATTTTGGAATCGGTTGAGCCAAAATTGGCGCCGTCAATTCACTGTAAAAATTCATGCTTTGAAGAATTCCGGGAATCTTCGGATATAAACTTTCAGAAAGGTAAGTAGTATCAACTCTCGGATAAGTCGTATGTTTCTTTTCGTATAAACTCTGAATATACTTCAATGTATTCTCCGCAGAAAAACCGAATTTTCTATTGGCTTCAACCTGTAAAGCCGTCAAATCAAAGAGTCGTGGATTTTTTTCTTTCCCTTCTTTAATTTCAAAAGAGACAATTTCAAAAAGATTTTGTTTTAAATACTCTAAACCTTTCTCCGCTTTTTCTTTCGTTTTTAAACGGTCGATTGCTGCATTGAAAATAACGTCTCGGTATTTGGTTTTCAGTTCCCAATATTCCTCCGTGTTAAAGGCATCGATTTCTTTTTGCCGCTGAACAATCATCGCAAGAGTAGGCGTTTGAACACGCCCAATCGAAAGGACACTTTTATTTCCACCAAATTTTCGGGTGAATAAACGGGTGGCGTTAATTCCTAAAAGCCAGTCGCCAATCGCACGTGCATTTCCGGCTTGATATAGATTGAGATAATCTTCTGCAGGTTTTAAATTGGCAAAACCTTCTTTGATGGCTTCTTCGGTTAGTGAAGAAATCCATAATCTTTTCGTGGGTTTTCTACATTTCGCTTTGTGCAAAACCCAACGCTGTATCACTTCTCCTTCTTGCCCAGCATCACCACAGTTAATGACCTCCTCACAATCTGCAACTAATTTCTCAATGATTTTAAATTGCCTTTCAACGCCAGCGTTTTCTATTAATTTAATTCCAAACGGATTTGGAATAATAGGAAGTGTGAATAAATTCCAGGATTTAAGATGCGGACTGTAATCATGCGGTTCTTTCAGCGTACAAAGATGTCCAAACGTCCATGTTACCCAATAGCCATTGCCTTCAAAATAGCCTTGCTTGGGAACATCAGCTCCTAAAACTTTGGCAATATCCCGGGCAACACTTGGCTTTTCAGCAATACATAATTTCATAGTTCAACTTCATTTTTTGGACGAGCTGCAAATTTCAGTAAATTTTTCTAAACAAAGGGTTGAAATAATGTGAAAAGAATTCTTTCTAATTCTTAAAAAGGATTTTGAAAATTGAAATCTTAATGGTGAAAATTAAACTGTACTTTTTTAACACCAGTAACACGAATATTCCCACCAATGACACTAATAAATTGTGCTATTTGTGAAAGTCCATTTGTGTAATTTGTGTTAAAAAAAAGCATCAGGATTAGAAAATACTTTTTTTTTACAAAAAAAACGCTCCCAAAAAATTCAGAAGCGTCCATATTTTAAAATTGATTTTATTACAAGTTCATAAAAAGTTTCGGATTAACCGGCGTATTGTTTTTATGAACTTCGTAATGAAGATGAGGTCCCGTCGAACGTCCCGTGTTTCCTGATTTTGCAATCACGTCATTGACCACGACCACATCATTAGCTTTTACCAGGATTTCTGAAAGATGTCCATATAAAGTATCTAAACCATTTCCATGAGAAATGATGACGCAGTTTCCGTAACCGCCTTTCACGCCCGCGAAAATTACTTTTCCGGCAGCAGCACTTCGAACATCTGTGCCATAAGCAACTGCAATGTCTAAACCTTTGTGAAACTGAATTTGATCTTTTTCAGCAGGTAAATTATTTTGATTTGCAAGAACAGGAGTAGATTTAATGACATTTCCCAAACTGTCTTTTTCTACCACAATTTTCGGGTCTGCTTTTGCCGATGACATCGACGCTAACATGATTGTTTTGTCAGGAATAGGATTTACACGTTTTCCAAAAAGAGATGAAATATATCCATCAGTCGGAATTCCCAAAGGAACTTGTTGTAATTTTTTCTGCAAATCTACCAAATACTGACTGTAACGATTAGTTTGTTTTGACAGATAAACCGCATTTGAGATACTGTCTTTAGCAAGCATTTCTATTTTTCCATCCGATAGATTCTTTGAGGCTAAAAAGGAATTGAGCTCTCGAACGGTGTTATCTACTAACATCAGATTATTTTTCATTTCCAGATAATCGATGCTGTCTTTTTCAGTTTTAATTGGAACTAAATTCACTTGATACGATTTATCATCTTTCTCAGAATATAGTTTTCCGATAAATAAAGCCTGTCCGAAAATAACTAATACCAGTATTCCTAAGATTAAACTGATGTTTTTTTTATTACTTAATAAGTTCTTCATTATTAAAGTCTTGTTGGTCAAAAAATTAAGACTGCAAATTTATAAAATATTTTTAAAAGCTGTTTTTTCATAAAACAAATGCCTTTTGATGATTTACTTCAGTTTATTAGAATACAATTCTTTGCACTATTTCAGAAAGCTTTAATATATTTGTACTATAGATTCGCACTTGTTCAGAAACTTCTGAACAGCACCTCAATTTTTTAATTATGACAAAAAAGAAAGCCCAGAAATCACAGACTCAAGATATTCCCGTTGGCGTAGTAGGAAGTGGTAGTTTTGCAACTGCCATTGTAAAAATGTTGGTGGAAAATAGCAAACTGGTTCACTGGTGTGTGCGAAACGAATATGTAAAAGGGGCGATTGAACAGCGCGGTCATAATCCAAATTATTTAACGTCTGTTTCATTTGATCAAAAAAATCTAAAAGTGACGACCGATATTAATGAATTGGTTTCCGCTTGTGAAGTAGTGGTTTTGGCAACGCCTTCCATCTATCTCTCGGATGCGATGGAGAAAATGACGTGTAATTACGAGGATAAGATTTTTGTTTCTGCAATTAAAGGGATTGTGCCGAAAGTGAACGATGTAGTTGCTCATTACCTTCGTGATGAATTTAAAATTGGTTTTAGAAATCAGGCAGTGATCGCTGGTCCTTGTCATGCTGAGGAAGTTGCTATGGAACGTTTATCGTATTTAACGATTGCCGTTGCAGAAGATGATGTTGCTAAAAAATTGAAAGATTTATTTTCTTCAGATTTCATTAATGTTCATTCTACTAAAGATATTTTAGGAAATGAATACAGCGCGATTTTGAAAAATATTTATGCAGTTGGTGCTGGGATTTCCAGTGGTTTAGGTTATGGAGATAACTTTACGGCGGTTTTCGTTTCTAATGCAGTTCGCGAAATGGAAGTTTTCCTGGAATCCGTTTACGAAGTTCCTCGTGATGTCAACGAGAGTGCTTATCTCGGAGATTTACTGGTAACTGCATATTCACTGTTTTCCAGAAACCGAAACTTAGGAAATCTAATCGGAAAAGGATATACCGTGAAATCTGCAATTCAATCAATGAATATGATTGCTGAAGGATATTATGCCGCAGATTCAGTTTATCATACCTCAAAAAGTAAAAAATTGAACACACCGATTATCGATACGATTTACGGAATTCTTTATAAAGAAAAGAATGCAGAAACTGAATTTAAAAAATTAACCTTACTCTTAAATTAGTGAAAAATAGAGCCATATATTCTGTTCATATCTATTCAGTTGTGGAAGAGCGGTTGAATATATGGTCGCATTTTATTGGTTTCCTTTTGAGTATCGTAGCTTTGGTTTTCTTGATAAATAGGGCGCTCTATTTAGAAAGTACCAGAGCATTGATCAGTTTTTCGATTTTTGGAGTGAGCATGATTATCCTTTATCTTGCTTCTACTTTATATCATTCTTCTAAAAATCCCTTATTAAGATATCGACTGAATATCTTCGATCATTCTGCAATTTATGTTTTAATAGCTGGCACTTATTCACCATTTGCCTTGGTTTCTTTGAGCGGTCGGGAGGGTTATACCATTTTCGCAGTAGTTTGGGGTATGGCAATTATTGGAATTATTTTTAAATTTTTCTTTATTGGTCGATTAAATATTTTATCCACGATTCTTTATGTAGCAATGGGTTGGTTGATTATTTTGAGCTTCGACAGTTTGATGTATCATCTCAATTTCCGAGGGGTGGTTTGGTTAATTTCTGGCGGAGTTTCCTATACCATCGGTGCAGTTTTGTACAATATTACGAAACTGAAATTCAATCATTTTATTTTCCACATGTTCGTTTTGCTCGGAACGTTCTGTCATTTCATGTCGATCTATTTTTATGTAATTCCTATTTCTAAGGTTTAAAGTTAATTTTAGTGTAATTTTTTTTAGAATGGCGATTTTTTTGCTATTAGATTATTCGTCTTTAAAGTTGTTATTTTAAAGATGCTTTAAGCAGCAGTTTAAGGAAGTTTTAACAACTCTGATTCTTCTAAAACAAAACTTTTACCGAAATTCGTTAATCTAAAAATACTACTATATGCCTACTTCAGCCAATCATAAACCTCTTCAAGCACATTATGATGTCGTCTTAATCGGTGGTGGAATTATGAGTGTAACTCTCGGAACATTACTTCACGAGCTTGATCCAAAACTTAAAATTGTTATTTTTGAAAGACTAGGTCGCTTTGCCCGAGAAAGTTCAGCAGCCTGGAATAACGCTGGGACAGGACATTCTGCGTTCTGTGAACTTAATTATACTCCTGAAAAAAAAGATGGTTCCATCGATATTTCAAAAGCAGAAAGTATTGCCGAGCAATTTGAAATTTCAAAACAATTCTGGTCTTATTTATTATCTAAAAAATATATTAATAATCCGAAAGATTTCATCAATTCTTGTCCACACATGAGTTTGGTTTTCGGAGAACATGACGTTGAGTTTTTAAGAAAACGTCATGAAAAAATGACTCAATCTGAGTTGTTTAAAGGAATGGAATTTTCGACAGACCATGAAAAACTTCGCGAATGGATTCCTTTAATCATGGCTAAAAGAAAAGATAATGAAGTTCTCGCTGCAACAAAAATGGATTTAGGAACCGATGTTAATTTTGGAACATTAACCAGAAAAATGGGTCACTTTTTAGCAGAACATTCTAATGTAGATGTTTATTTATATCACGATGTAAAAGATATTGATCCGATGGCTGATGGAAAATGGTCTTTGAAAATTAAAGACAGAATGCATGCAAAGTCAAGTCAACTCACCGCTGATTTCGTATTCATTGGTGCAGGAGGTTACGCACTTCCATTGCTTGATAGTTCGGATATTCCCGAAAGTGCAGGTTATGGTGGATTCCCGGTTTCTGGTCAATGGCTCGTTACTCATAATCCTGAACTCATTGCAAAACATCAAGCGAAAGTATATACTCAAGCGAGTGTAGATGCTCCACCAATGAGTGTTCCACATTTAGATTTAAGAATTATAGATGGTCAAAAAGCTTTGCTCTTTGGACCATTTGCAGGATTCTCTACCAAGTTTTTAAAAGAAGGAAGTTACCTCGATTTACCAGACAGCGTGAACAGAAAAAATATTAAATCCCTGTTTGGAGCTTGGTGGCATAATTTACCATTGACGAAATATTTGGTTCAACAAGTCGCGATGACTAAAGTGCAAAGAATGCAGCATTTAAGAGAGTTTGTAAAAGATGCAAGAGAAGAAGATTGGGAATTGAAAGTGGCCGGACAAAGAGTTCAAATCATTAAAAAAAATGATGAGCAAGGTGGTAAATTAGAATTCGGGACAGAAGTTGTTGTGAATAAAAAAGGAACAATCGCTTCCTTGTTGGGTGCTTCTCCTGGTGCTTCTACAGCAGTATATGCGATGCTTCAGGTTTTAGAAAAATGTTTCCCGGAAAAAGTTCATCATGAATGGAAAGAAAAATTGACCGAAATGATTCCAACCTATGGGCAGAAATTGGCAGATAATCCCGAACTTACAAAACATATTAGAGATTATACCAAAGATAAGCTCAAACTCGATTATTAGCAATTACTCATTACTTATTTAAAAATGACGACTATTACGAAACCCGAAATTTCACCAGAACTTTTGGCAGCGCTTCAACCCAAGGTAGAAGCAGAAAAACAAGTCATCGTTCATTGTTGTTTTCCGGGAACACCTTTTTCGGATATGTTGATTCGTATTTGGTCATCTACTTTTTTGATTGATGAAAGTTTGGGGCATAAAAGCACTTTGATTCATCACGAGAATATTTCACTTTTTCCTTATTGGACAGAAGTTCCGCCGATGAAAGATTACTGGTTTACCTTGGTTTTTTCTGGTTTGCCTAAAGAGTGTACGAGTTTTGATTTAAAGGAAGAGATTCCACAAGAAGGAGGATTTTGGGTAAGAAATATTAAAAGAAATAAATCCGATGTTTATAAAGTAAAAATTAATTAGAATGAAAAAAATCTATTTCCTGTTGATGATTCCGTTTTTAATGGGTAGTTGTAACTCTCGATACAGCGTAGTTCCATTAAATAAATTTAACAAAGAAAGAAAACAAATCGCACAAGATTTTGTGGAGACCTATTTAAAAAAATGTGAAAATAAAGATTATTCAGAATTTGAAGGTTTTAATATTGCGAAGAAATTTCAAGCGAAGTTATCGCCAGATTCCCTAAAGAGATCTTGTAATTATATCTACTATAAAAATGGGAAAGTGACCGTTGAAAAACTGGTTTCTGCTCATACTACAAAATCTCCCAAAGATTTTATGGATGTTTTAAATTTTAAAATAAAGACTGAAAAATCAGCTGCACCGATGTATTTACACCTCGGAATGTACCGTGATCAGAATTATATCGAAATGCCTTTTTATATTTCTGCGGACGAAAGTTATTACGAAACGATCAGAAAGAAATACTATAAAAAATGAAAAATATTCTCATTTTAATAGTTGCTATTCTGATCACTTCCTGTGCTTCACAATCGCCCGATAGGGAAACTTCTGATGTTAAAAAGTTTCAGAAAGAACTTAATTCAGAATATAAAAATCCAAAGGAAACGCCATTGAGAGGAAGTAATTTTACCAACTTCAAAGAACATCCTTTCTTTCCAATTGATTTAAAATATAAGGTTGCTGCAAAATTCACGAAGACCGAAAATGCAGCATCTTTTGAACTGCCAACCTCTTCCGGAAAAACCAGAACCTACCGCGAATTTGGCAAAGCAACATTTGTTTTAGATGGTCAGAAATTGACTTTGACTCTTTATCAAAATTTAGCATTAATAAAAAAGAACAAATATAAAGACTATCTTTTCTTACCTTTTCGGGATGCGACCAATGAGATCGAAACTTATGGCGGCGGGAAATACATGGATTTAAAAATCCCAAAAGGCGATATCATTATTTTAGATTTCAATAAATCTTATCATCCATATTGCGCCTACAACGCGCTTGATTATAATTGTCCGATTGTTCCAGCAGAGAATTTTTTGCCCGTAAGAATTGAAGCAGGCGTGATGTATGAAGATGTTTATCATCACTAAAAATAGATTTTAAAAATAGACTCGATACTTTCTCTTTCATTATTCATAAAAAAAATAAAGTTGTACTATGGAAGTTTCTCTTAAAAATCAAGTAGCCATTATCACAGGTTCCTGCAGTGGAATTGGTGCCGGAGTTGCAAGATCAATGGCAGAATCCGGCGCAGAAGTCGTGATCAATTATCCTTTTGCCGGAGCGCTGGATCAGGCAACTGCAGTCCTAAAAGAAATTACCGACAAAGGCGGAAAAGGAATCGTTTACCAGTGCGACGTTTCCAAAGAAGATGAGGTCATAAAAATGTTTCAGGACGTTGTTGCTCAATTGGGAACCGTTGATATTTTAGTCAATAATGCCGGAATTCAAAAAGATGCAAAGTTTACCGAAATGACTTTGGATCAATGGAATGCGGTAATTGGTATTAATTTAACCGGTCAATTTTTATGTGCCCGAGAAGCGATTAAAGAATTTCTCAGAAGAGGAATCGATACTTCGCGATCAATCGCTTGTGGAAAAATCATTCATATCTCGTCGGTACACGAAATTATCCCGTGGTCCAAACATGCCAATTATGCGTCGAGTAAAGGTGCAATTCGAATGTTGATGCAGACTTTGGCGCAAGAATATGGTGGAGATAAAATCCGAGTGAATTCCATTTGTCCCGGAGCCATTCAAACTCCCATTAATAAAAGTGCGTGGGAAACGCCTGAAGCGATGAATTCTTTGCTGAAACTAATTCCTTATGACAGAATCGGTCAACCAAAGGATATTGGAAACCTGGCCGTTTTCCTAGCGAGTGATAAGTCCGATTATATCACGGGTGCCAGCCTATTTATCGATGGTGGTATGACCACTTTCGAATCATTTTCAACGGGCGGTTAAATGTAAGGAACTTAAATTCCCGTCCTTTGGAGGCGTGGCAAAAATTTCAAATTCTTGACGGGATGTTTAACACAGTTATTTAAATAATTATTTGGACGCCTTTTTCTCTCGTCTTTAATGATGAGATTCCCGCTTTTTTGGTATTACGAGGAAATGTATTATTAGTCGAAAAATAGGATCAAAATACCAAAGAGAGCTCCACTCAAACCACTTAGTGGTTCGGCGATTCAAATGAAAATTTAAAAATCAGAGAGTCAAATCGGGGTGCATTTTTCGAAGCAAGTATAAAATTCATTTTTCGATAGTCGATTTCCGCAATATTAATTTGCTTTAAAATTCAAATAAGATGATTGAAGAAAATAAAAGATTACCCGATGTCTCCTGGAAAAAATGGGGTCCTTATGTCAGCAATCGAGAATGGGGAGTGGTTCGTGAGGATTACAGTGCCGATGGCGACGCCTGGAATTATACCAGCCATGATACTGCCGAAGCCAAAACCTATCGTTGGGGCGAAGAGGGAATCTGCGGAATCTGCGATGATAAACAATTGCTTGCGTTTTCATTAGGTCTTTGGAACAAAAAAGACAAAATGGTTAAAGAACGGTTTTTCGGTTTGACCAATGGGCAGGGAAATCACGGCGAAGATGTCAAGGAATATTACTATTATTTAGATAATACCCCGACGCATTCTTATATGAAGATGTTGTATAAATATCCGCAAAATGCTTTTCCTTATGACGAGCTCGTTGATAAAAATGCAGAAGCGGGAAAAGAAAATCCAGAATACGAACTTATTGACACTGGGATTTTTGACCAAAATGAATATTTTGATATTTTCATTGAATATGCTAAATGTTCACAGGAAGATATTTTAATTAGAATTTCGGTTACCAATAAATCTACCAAAGATGCACCGCTAACTCTTTTGCCAACCATTTGGTTTCGAAATACCTGGAGTTGGGGTTATGATGATTATCGACCGCAGTTAAATGCGACAGATGCTAATCACATTACAATCAATCACAAGGAATTAAAGGTAAAAAACTTTTACGCAAAACAATCTACTGAGGTTCTTTTTTGCGATAACGAAAGCAATTACCAGCGATTATTCCAAGCCGCAGATTCTGGGAAGTTTTGTAAGGATGGCATCAACGATTTCATTATTAATGGAAATCAAAATTCAGTTAATTCAGAAAAAAATGGAACCAAAGCTTCTTTTTTTATTGATGAAATAATCCCTGCAAAGAGCACCCATATTTTCGAATTTAGATTATGTGATAAAGATTTAGATGCACCATTTGAAGATTTTGATAAAATTTTTAACGACAGAAAATTCGAAGCCGATGAATTTTATAAAGAGTTACAGAAAGGAATTAAAACGGATGATGAAAAATTAGTTCAACGTCAAGCCTTTGCGGGAATGTTGTGGAGCAAGCAGTTCTATCATTACAATATTGAGAAATGGTTAGAAGGTGATCCGTCTGAAATTCCGCCACCAAAATCCCGAAAGCATATTAGAAATGAAGATTGGGGAAATTTCAATTCTCTGAATATAATTTCAATGCCTGATAAATGGGAATATCCTTGGTTCGCAACTTGGGATTTAGCCTTTCATACTTTAAGTTTTGCCATTATCGACGCTGATTTTGCAAAGCAGCAATTGAAGCTTTTAACACTCGAATGGTTCATGCATCCTAATGGTCAACTTCCCGCATATGAATGGGATTTCAGCGATGTCAATCCACCAGTTCATGCATGGGCGGCTTTTAGGGTTTTTAAAATTGATGAAGTAGAAAAAGGAAAACCGGATCTTGAATTCCTTGAAGGAGTTTTCCAAAAACTACTGATGACGTTCACTTGGTGGGTCAACAAAAAAGACAGCAATGGAAATAATATTTTCGAAGGCGGATTCCTTGGTTTAGACAATATCGGAATTTTTGACCGTAACGAAACTTTGCCTTATGGTGAAAGTTTAGAACAAGCCGACGGTACAAGTTGGATGGCCATGTTCGCGCTGAATATGATGAGAATCGCTATGGAATTGGCTTTGTATAATAAAGTATATGAAGATCTTGCCACGAAATTTTTCGAACATTTCTTGAGTATCGCCAATGCGCTCGACAATATGGGTGAAAATGATTTTTCACTTTGGGATGATCAGGATGAATTTTTCTACGATGCTCTCAAACTGAAAGACTGTTCCAGTATTTTTATGCGAGTTCGTTCCATTGTAGGTTTGATTCCTATGTTTGCAGTAGAAGTAATCGATGAAGAAATGCTCGATAAATTGCCGGCTTTTAAAGAAAGAATGGATTGGGTTTTAAAAAATAAACCGAAGTTAGCCTCGCTCGTTTCTCATTGGGAAGTGAAAGGCAGCGATTCCAAACATTTACTTTCTTTGTTAAGAGGTCATCGTTTGAAAAAACTGCTGCAGAGAATGCTTGATGAAAAAGAATTCTTAAGCGATTATGGAGTTCGGGCTTTATCAAAAGATTATGAGGAAAATCCTTTCCATATTAATTTAGATGGCACTGATTATACGGTGAAATATCTGCCGGCGGAAAGTGATAGTGATATGTTTGGAGGCAATAGCAATTGGCGCGGTCCAATTTGGTTTCCGATTAATTTTTTAATTATTGAAAGTTTGCAGCGGTTCTTCTTTTATTATAGTCCCGACTTTAAAGTAGAATGTCCGACGGGAAGTGGAAATTATTTGAATTTAGATGAGATTGCTCAATTTTTAGGAAAACGTTTAGCCAATATTTTCTTAGAAGATGAAAATGGAAAACGTGCTTTCAATGGTCAATATCCAAAATTTCAGGAAGATGATGATTTCAAGGATTATATTTTATTCTACGAATATTTTCATGGAGACAGTGGCCGTGGAGTAGGAGCTTCTCACCAAACGGGTTGGACGGGATTGATTGCAAAGATTTTACAACCGCGTTTTTTAGAAAATAAGATGGTAAAAGCACAGACAGAAACATCGGAACAAACTGGTGTAAAAGTTGATGCTAAATAAGAGAATGTTAAATCCTAAAGTTATGGCAACAAATGATAAAAATACACCAGGACCAATCGTAGTAATCGCAATCGCTGTAATTGCGCTAATGATTATTTTTTACTTTATTTTACTAATGTACTTCCCAAACCTATTTGAAAGTTTAGATATTGGTAAAGTAAAAGCAGTGAAATAAATTAAACTTTTGCCAAAAATTCTTCAAAGGCTGGAAATACAGAAACTGTTCCGTCCGTTAAAATCTTTTTGAGTTTTAAAGTTTCAATCTGATTAATAGAATTTTCATCAAAAGGTTTTTGCACTCGAACATAATTTTCGGTAAAGCCGAACATGATTCCGTTTTTGTTTTCATGTTCCCAAAGGACAGGAAGTGTTTTGCCTAATTGTGTTTGATAGAAAGCCATTTTCTTTTTCTCAGAAAGAATTCTCAGCATTTTGTTTCTTCTCTTTCTTTCAGGAATTGGGATAACACCATCCATTTCTGCGGCTTCAGTATTTTCTCTTTCAGAATAAGTAAAAACATGCAGATAAGAAATAGGCAACTCATTTAGAAAATTATAAGTTTCTAAAAACTTCTCTTCTGTTTCGCCTGGAAATCCAACAATAACGTCAACTCCAATACAAGAATCGGGCATTACTTCACGAATTTTTGAAACTCGGTCGGCATATAAACCGCTCATATATCGGCGTTTCATTTGCTTTAATAAATCGTCGCTTCCACTTTGCAATGGAATATGGAAATGCGGAACAAAACGTTTGCTTTTCGCCACCAATTCAATGCTTTCGTTTTTCAATAAAT is a window from the Kaistella flava (ex Peng et al. 2021) genome containing:
- a CDS encoding type IA DNA topoisomerase is translated as MKLCIAEKPSVARDIAKVLGADVPKQGYFEGNGYWVTWTFGHLCTLKEPHDYSPHLKSWNLFTLPIIPNPFGIKLIENAGVERQFKIIEKLVADCEEVINCGDAGQEGEVIQRWVLHKAKCRKPTKRLWISSLTEEAIKEGFANLKPAEDYLNLYQAGNARAIGDWLLGINATRLFTRKFGGNKSVLSIGRVQTPTLAMIVQRQKEIDAFNTEEYWELKTKYRDVIFNAAIDRLKTKEKAEKGLEYLKQNLFEIVSFEIKEGKEKNPRLFDLTALQVEANRKFGFSAENTLKYIQSLYEKKHTTYPRVDTTYLSESLYPKIPGILQSMNFYSELTAPILAQPIPKSKAVFDDTKVTDHHAIIPTEIPPSSSLSREEKLIYDLVAKRFIAVFYPECKISNTLVEGQVGTIPFKTTGRQILELGWREVYIKEKDDTEKKDKDEEQTIPEFKAGEKGPHKPLIHQGKTSPPKAYTEATLLRAMETAGKQVDDEELREMMKNNGIGRPSTRANIIETLFRRKYIERKKKNIFATSTGVDLIDTIQDELLKSPELTGEWEFKLRKIERGEYEANQFKEELITMVTELTRNVINEKAKVISFQEEVKPKEKKEPTPRKITTIIWEEEDCPKCKENKLMKGKTAIGCSNYKGCGFKVPFVLFGKKLTEKQIQDIITKGKSSKLKGFTEHPESLVEGVLRLTDDFKIELKAE
- a CDS encoding M23 family metallopeptidase, with product MKNLLSNKKNISLILGILVLVIFGQALFIGKLYSEKDDKSYQVNLVPIKTEKDSIDYLEMKNNLMLVDNTVRELNSFLASKNLSDGKIEMLAKDSISNAVYLSKQTNRYSQYLVDLQKKLQQVPLGIPTDGYISSLFGKRVNPIPDKTIMLASMSSAKADPKIVVEKDSLGNVIKSTPVLANQNNLPAEKDQIQFHKGLDIAVAYGTDVRSAAAGKVIFAGVKGGYGNCVIISHGNGLDTLYGHLSEILVKANDVVVVNDVIAKSGNTGRSTGPHLHYEVHKNNTPVNPKLFMNL
- a CDS encoding NAD(P)H-dependent glycerol-3-phosphate dehydrogenase → MTKKKAQKSQTQDIPVGVVGSGSFATAIVKMLVENSKLVHWCVRNEYVKGAIEQRGHNPNYLTSVSFDQKNLKVTTDINELVSACEVVVLATPSIYLSDAMEKMTCNYEDKIFVSAIKGIVPKVNDVVAHYLRDEFKIGFRNQAVIAGPCHAEEVAMERLSYLTIAVAEDDVAKKLKDLFSSDFINVHSTKDILGNEYSAILKNIYAVGAGISSGLGYGDNFTAVFVSNAVREMEVFLESVYEVPRDVNESAYLGDLLVTAYSLFSRNRNLGNLIGKGYTVKSAIQSMNMIAEGYYAADSVYHTSKSKKLNTPIIDTIYGILYKEKNAETEFKKLTLLLN
- the trhA gene encoding PAQR family membrane homeostasis protein TrhA, translating into MKNRAIYSVHIYSVVEERLNIWSHFIGFLLSIVALVFLINRALYLESTRALISFSIFGVSMIILYLASTLYHSSKNPLLRYRLNIFDHSAIYVLIAGTYSPFALVSLSGREGYTIFAVVWGMAIIGIIFKFFFIGRLNILSTILYVAMGWLIILSFDSLMYHLNFRGVVWLISGGVSYTIGAVLYNITKLKFNHFIFHMFVLLGTFCHFMSIYFYVIPISKV
- the mqo gene encoding malate dehydrogenase (quinone); this translates as MPTSANHKPLQAHYDVVLIGGGIMSVTLGTLLHELDPKLKIVIFERLGRFARESSAAWNNAGTGHSAFCELNYTPEKKDGSIDISKAESIAEQFEISKQFWSYLLSKKYINNPKDFINSCPHMSLVFGEHDVEFLRKRHEKMTQSELFKGMEFSTDHEKLREWIPLIMAKRKDNEVLAATKMDLGTDVNFGTLTRKMGHFLAEHSNVDVYLYHDVKDIDPMADGKWSLKIKDRMHAKSSQLTADFVFIGAGGYALPLLDSSDIPESAGYGGFPVSGQWLVTHNPELIAKHQAKVYTQASVDAPPMSVPHLDLRIIDGQKALLFGPFAGFSTKFLKEGSYLDLPDSVNRKNIKSLFGAWWHNLPLTKYLVQQVAMTKVQRMQHLREFVKDAREEDWELKVAGQRVQIIKKNDEQGGKLEFGTEVVVNKKGTIASLLGASPGASTAVYAMLQVLEKCFPEKVHHEWKEKLTEMIPTYGQKLADNPELTKHIRDYTKDKLKLDY
- a CDS encoding DUF1684 domain-containing protein encodes the protein MKNILILIVAILITSCASQSPDRETSDVKKFQKELNSEYKNPKETPLRGSNFTNFKEHPFFPIDLKYKVAAKFTKTENAASFELPTSSGKTRTYREFGKATFVLDGQKLTLTLYQNLALIKKNKYKDYLFLPFRDATNEIETYGGGKYMDLKIPKGDIIILDFNKSYHPYCAYNALDYNCPIVPAENFLPVRIEAGVMYEDVYHH
- a CDS encoding glucose 1-dehydrogenase, translating into MEVSLKNQVAIITGSCSGIGAGVARSMAESGAEVVINYPFAGALDQATAVLKEITDKGGKGIVYQCDVSKEDEVIKMFQDVVAQLGTVDILVNNAGIQKDAKFTEMTLDQWNAVIGINLTGQFLCAREAIKEFLRRGIDTSRSIACGKIIHISSVHEIIPWSKHANYASSKGAIRMLMQTLAQEYGGDKIRVNSICPGAIQTPINKSAWETPEAMNSLLKLIPYDRIGQPKDIGNLAVFLASDKSDYITGASLFIDGGMTTFESFSTGG
- a CDS encoding MGH1-like glycoside hydrolase domain-containing protein; amino-acid sequence: MIEENKRLPDVSWKKWGPYVSNREWGVVREDYSADGDAWNYTSHDTAEAKTYRWGEEGICGICDDKQLLAFSLGLWNKKDKMVKERFFGLTNGQGNHGEDVKEYYYYLDNTPTHSYMKMLYKYPQNAFPYDELVDKNAEAGKENPEYELIDTGIFDQNEYFDIFIEYAKCSQEDILIRISVTNKSTKDAPLTLLPTIWFRNTWSWGYDDYRPQLNATDANHITINHKELKVKNFYAKQSTEVLFCDNESNYQRLFQAADSGKFCKDGINDFIINGNQNSVNSEKNGTKASFFIDEIIPAKSTHIFEFRLCDKDLDAPFEDFDKIFNDRKFEADEFYKELQKGIKTDDEKLVQRQAFAGMLWSKQFYHYNIEKWLEGDPSEIPPPKSRKHIRNEDWGNFNSLNIISMPDKWEYPWFATWDLAFHTLSFAIIDADFAKQQLKLLTLEWFMHPNGQLPAYEWDFSDVNPPVHAWAAFRVFKIDEVEKGKPDLEFLEGVFQKLLMTFTWWVNKKDSNGNNIFEGGFLGLDNIGIFDRNETLPYGESLEQADGTSWMAMFALNMMRIAMELALYNKVYEDLATKFFEHFLSIANALDNMGENDFSLWDDQDEFFYDALKLKDCSSIFMRVRSIVGLIPMFAVEVIDEEMLDKLPAFKERMDWVLKNKPKLASLVSHWEVKGSDSKHLLSLLRGHRLKKLLQRMLDEKEFLSDYGVRALSKDYEENPFHINLDGTDYTVKYLPAESDSDMFGGNSNWRGPIWFPINFLIIESLQRFFFYYSPDFKVECPTGSGNYLNLDEIAQFLGKRLANIFLEDENGKRAFNGQYPKFQEDDDFKDYILFYEYFHGDSGRGVGASHQTGWTGLIAKILQPRFLENKMVKAQTETSEQTGVKVDAK